One stretch of Microvirga lotononidis DNA includes these proteins:
- a CDS encoding TetR/AcrR family transcriptional regulator, which yields MNAKQQNRTYESAVRKEQVDATRQRILAAVGALFDQNPEHAFSLDEVAREAGISRRTIFRYFATKEELIDAFWLHINASSGAGFPRSEEDLVRRPVELFESLESVAGVVRASHLSAAGHAMRLRASEERRAAFRVCLADVTAGMAPEEAVKLEAVVQLLYSATAWLTIKDYWGLSGREGGEAVSWAIETLINEAKRKKHAMEAAEGTGSS from the coding sequence ATGAATGCCAAGCAGCAGAACCGAACCTATGAGAGCGCTGTCCGAAAGGAGCAGGTCGATGCCACCCGCCAGCGCATCCTGGCGGCCGTGGGAGCTCTGTTCGACCAGAACCCCGAGCATGCGTTCTCGCTCGACGAGGTTGCACGTGAAGCCGGCATCAGCCGGCGCACCATCTTTCGCTACTTCGCCACCAAGGAAGAGCTGATCGACGCCTTCTGGCTTCATATCAACGCTTCGTCAGGCGCTGGCTTTCCTCGGAGCGAGGAAGACCTCGTTCGTCGCCCTGTAGAGCTGTTCGAGTCCCTGGAGAGCGTCGCGGGCGTCGTCCGCGCGTCGCATCTGTCGGCGGCGGGCCATGCCATGCGGCTGCGGGCCAGCGAGGAACGCCGCGCCGCCTTCAGGGTGTGCCTCGCGGATGTCACGGCAGGCATGGCTCCTGAGGAGGCCGTCAAGCTCGAAGCCGTCGTCCAGCTGCTCTACAGCGCAACAGCCTGGCTCACCATCAAGGATTACTGGGGACTCTCCGGGCGAGAAGGCGGCGAAGCGGTCTCCTGGGCGATTGAAACCCTCATCAATGAGGCAAAGCGAAAGAAGCACGCCATGGAAGCGGCTGAAGGAACTGGATCCTCATGA
- a CDS encoding isobutyryl-CoA dehydrogenase, whose amino-acid sequence MTQFSLTEDQIAVRDMALAFAADNLAPHALEWDEKKHFPVDVMREAASLGMAAIYTRDDVGGSGMTRLDAALIFEALATGCPAVSAYLSIHNMATWMIDRYGSEEQRQRYIPRLVTMELIASYCLTEPGSGSDAAALKTRAVRDGDHYIVNGVKQFISGAGTSDIYVTMVRTGEDGPSGISTLVIEKDMPGVSFGAQEKKMGWNAQPTAAVIFEDVRVPVANRLSDEGQGFKIAMSGLDGGRLNIGACSLGGAQAALDKALAYANDRKAFGRRIADFQALQFKLADMATELEAARTFLWRAASALDAKALDATKLCAMAKRMATDVGFQVANDALQLHGGYGYLADYGVEKIVRDLRVHQILEGTNEIMRLIVARDLVGRGNR is encoded by the coding sequence ATGACCCAGTTCTCCCTCACCGAAGACCAAATCGCCGTCCGCGACATGGCGCTCGCCTTCGCGGCGGACAATCTCGCCCCCCATGCTCTCGAATGGGACGAGAAGAAGCATTTTCCCGTGGACGTGATGCGGGAGGCCGCCAGCCTCGGCATGGCGGCGATCTACACCCGCGACGATGTCGGCGGATCGGGCATGACGCGGCTCGACGCGGCTCTGATCTTCGAGGCGCTCGCCACCGGCTGCCCGGCCGTCTCGGCCTATCTGTCGATCCACAACATGGCGACCTGGATGATCGACCGCTACGGCTCGGAGGAGCAGCGCCAGCGCTACATCCCGCGCCTCGTCACCATGGAGCTGATCGCGAGCTACTGCCTGACCGAGCCCGGCTCGGGCTCGGACGCGGCCGCCCTCAAGACCAGGGCGGTGCGCGACGGCGACCATTACATCGTCAACGGAGTGAAGCAGTTCATTTCCGGTGCGGGCACCTCGGACATCTACGTGACCATGGTGCGCACGGGCGAGGACGGCCCCTCCGGCATCTCGACGCTGGTGATCGAGAAGGACATGCCCGGCGTGTCCTTCGGCGCGCAGGAGAAGAAGATGGGCTGGAATGCGCAGCCCACCGCGGCCGTGATCTTCGAGGACGTGCGCGTGCCCGTCGCCAACCGGCTCTCCGACGAGGGCCAGGGGTTCAAGATCGCCATGTCGGGCCTCGACGGCGGCCGCCTCAATATCGGCGCCTGCTCGCTGGGCGGCGCGCAGGCGGCCCTCGACAAGGCGCTGGCCTACGCGAACGACCGCAAGGCCTTCGGCCGGCGTATCGCTGATTTCCAGGCGCTGCAGTTCAAGCTCGCCGACATGGCGACCGAACTCGAAGCGGCGCGCACCTTCCTGTGGCGCGCGGCCTCCGCGCTCGATGCCAAGGCGCTCGATGCCACGAAGCTCTGCGCCATGGCCAAACGCATGGCGACCGATGTGGGCTTCCAGGTGGCGAACGACGCCCTGCAGCTCCACGGCGGCTACGGCTATTTGGCCGATTACGGCGTCGAAAAGATCGTACGGGACCTGCGCGTGCACCAGATCCTTGAGGGCACCAACGAGATCATGCGGCTCATCGTGGCGCGCGACCTGGTCGGACGCGGCAACCGATGA
- a CDS encoding DUF5367 family protein: MIVRSLGLGFGLAAVVFALFHVAGPWFFLEGRRPFQINFTLGGALGLALGLSTPSILRIPAKAAIHAMAFVAVPGMLITAAVGSHFAVFFPQLDPALDKVFGSLMLWFYGFALAGSLWRARGA; the protein is encoded by the coding sequence ATGATCGTACGATCCCTCGGGCTCGGCTTCGGCCTCGCGGCCGTCGTCTTTGCGCTGTTCCATGTCGCCGGCCCATGGTTCTTCCTCGAGGGGCGCCGCCCGTTCCAGATCAACTTCACACTCGGAGGGGCGCTCGGTTTGGCGCTCGGCCTGTCGACGCCGTCGATCCTGCGCATTCCTGCGAAAGCCGCGATCCATGCCATGGCGTTCGTGGCCGTTCCGGGCATGCTGATCACGGCGGCCGTCGGGTCCCATTTCGCCGTCTTCTTCCCGCAGCTCGATCCCGCCCTCGACAAGGTGTTCGGATCGCTGATGCTGTGGTTCTACGGCTTCGCCTTGGCAGGGTCGCTCTGGAGAGCACGCGGCGCGTAA